In Arsenicicoccus sp. oral taxon 190, the following are encoded in one genomic region:
- a CDS encoding ABC transporter ATP-binding protein, whose protein sequence is MTDTDSDLTVVRVDHVDKRFTLRHSHSLKEWAMWTVRGRKGELAETFLALDDISLDIARGESVGLLGFNGSGKSTLLKLLSGVMLPDRGSVGIRGRIAGLIEVGAGFHPDLTGRENVYLNGSILGMSEQEIDAKFQQIVDFSEIEKFIDTEVKFYSSGMFLRLAFAVAAHSEPDIFLIDEILAVGDEPFQRKCLDRVAELKAQGQTLVVVTHDLDMVQRVCDRGVVLERGHLVHDGEIGSAVAHLRGEHP, encoded by the coding sequence ATGACCGACACCGACAGCGACCTGACGGTGGTCCGCGTGGACCACGTCGACAAGCGCTTCACCCTGCGCCACTCGCACTCGCTCAAGGAGTGGGCGATGTGGACCGTCCGCGGTCGCAAGGGCGAGCTCGCCGAGACCTTCCTGGCCCTCGACGACATCAGCCTCGACATCGCGCGCGGGGAGTCCGTGGGGCTGCTCGGCTTCAACGGCTCCGGCAAGTCCACCCTGCTCAAGCTGCTCTCCGGCGTCATGCTGCCGGACCGCGGCTCGGTGGGGATCCGCGGCCGGATCGCCGGGCTGATCGAGGTGGGCGCGGGCTTCCACCCCGACCTCACCGGGCGCGAGAACGTCTACCTCAACGGCTCCATCCTCGGCATGTCCGAGCAGGAGATCGACGCCAAGTTCCAGCAGATCGTGGACTTCAGCGAGATCGAGAAGTTCATCGACACCGAGGTGAAGTTCTACTCCTCGGGCATGTTCCTGCGGCTGGCCTTCGCGGTGGCCGCCCACTCCGAGCCCGACATCTTCCTGATCGACGAGATCCTGGCCGTCGGTGACGAGCCCTTCCAGCGCAAGTGCCTGGACCGGGTCGCCGAGCTGAAGGCCCAGGGCCAGACCCTCGTGGTGGTCACCCACGACCTGGACATGGTCCAGCGGGTGTGCGACCGCGGCGTGGTGCTCGAGCGCGGGCACCTGGTGCACGACGGCGAGATCGGCTCGGCGGTGGCGCACCTGCGCGGGGAGCACCCATGA
- the glf gene encoding UDP-galactopyranose mutase: MNPDLVVVGSGLFGLTVAQQVAERFDRKVLILDRRSHVGGNAYSEIDPDTGIEVHKYGAHLFHTSNERVWDYVNRFTSFTGYQHRVYTNHGGEVFPMPINLGTINQFFRAAYSPDEARALIREQAAELGDKEPENFVEKGVSLIGRPLYEAFIAHYTAKQWQTDPEKLSADIITRLPVRFTYDNRYFNDTYEGLPTQGYTAWLERMADHPNIEVRLDTDFFDGSGECSKGNVVGNVPVVYTGPVDRYFDYQAGRLGWRTIDLEEERLDVGDFQGCPVMNYPDAEVPFTRILEFRHFHPERDMAKDRTIIHREYSRFAGEGDEPYYPVNTPEDRQQLLAYRDLGKAERGVLFGGRLGTYKYFDMHMAIGAALSMVDNKLAPHFEQGEALISGGVDA; the protein is encoded by the coding sequence GGTCCCACGTCGGGGGCAACGCCTACAGCGAGATCGACCCGGACACGGGCATCGAGGTGCACAAGTACGGCGCCCACCTGTTCCACACGTCCAACGAACGGGTGTGGGACTACGTCAACCGGTTCACGTCGTTCACGGGCTACCAGCACCGCGTCTACACCAACCACGGTGGCGAGGTCTTCCCGATGCCGATCAACCTCGGCACGATCAACCAGTTCTTCCGGGCGGCCTACTCGCCCGACGAGGCGCGCGCCCTGATCCGCGAGCAGGCGGCCGAGCTCGGTGACAAAGAGCCGGAGAACTTCGTCGAGAAGGGCGTCTCCCTCATCGGGCGCCCGCTCTACGAGGCGTTCATCGCGCACTACACCGCCAAGCAGTGGCAGACCGACCCGGAGAAGCTCTCGGCCGACATCATCACCCGGCTGCCGGTGCGGTTCACCTACGACAACCGCTACTTCAACGACACCTACGAGGGCCTGCCCACCCAGGGCTACACGGCCTGGCTGGAGCGTATGGCGGACCACCCCAACATCGAGGTGCGGCTCGACACCGACTTCTTCGACGGGTCCGGCGAGTGCTCCAAGGGCAACGTCGTCGGCAACGTCCCGGTCGTCTACACCGGTCCCGTGGACCGCTACTTCGACTACCAGGCGGGGCGGCTCGGCTGGCGCACCATCGACCTGGAGGAGGAGCGTCTCGACGTGGGCGACTTCCAGGGCTGCCCGGTGATGAACTACCCGGACGCGGAGGTGCCCTTCACCCGCATCCTGGAGTTCCGCCACTTCCACCCCGAGCGGGACATGGCCAAGGACCGGACGATCATCCACCGGGAGTACTCCCGGTTCGCGGGGGAGGGCGACGAGCCCTACTACCCGGTCAACACCCCCGAGGACCGCCAGCAGCTGCTGGCCTACCGCGACCTCGGGAAGGCCGAGCGCGGCGTCCTCTTCGGCGGGCGGCTCGGCACCTACAAGTACTTCGACATGCACATGGCCATCGGCGCCGCGCTGAGCATGGTCGACAACAAGCTCGCCCCGCACTTCGAGCAGGGCGAGGCGCTGATCAGCGGAGGAGTGGACGCGTGA
- a CDS encoding glycosyltransferase: MSTQTAEQTTGTPTASDTNPADGYRIAQRVVFPQDGDLDVLPLYVDREDADHRVELHPEDVQGRTSFLVRAGQRASFGSYFNAFPASYWRRWTVVTSVRLTVRTTGPASIIIYRSNARGNQQRVDSVRVSGDSTLVRDLPLATFGDGGWYWFEVVAGGDSVVLDEAHWSIDPQGRPVGTASLAVTTFNRPDYCVRNIAVVAEDERLRSVLDEMIIVDQGTEKVAAEDGFEEASAALGDQLRIVDQANLGGSGGFSRGMYEATTAGRSDYVILLDDDILMEPESITRLTTFADMARKPVLVGGHMFDLHHRSVLHTFGEIVEPWLWGPKDAGIGTRQRYDFAKEGLRENTVLHQRVDVDYNGWWMTLIPTSVVRELGLSLPVFIKWDDAEYGLRAKAAGYHTVSLPGAAVWHVAWIDKDDMVGWQAYFHERNRMISALIHSPVQRGGDLLTNSTMLDLRHMVSMQYYTVKGRLQAQRDVLDGPDRLHEILPTRLGEIRKEAADFTDARVAKDVDAFPDVRLRKPRRPSRANAQPTRRTVWPMAVKAVLRQFTPVDEMAREAPQARIAHKDNKWWRVAQYDSAVVSTADGVGQSMYVRDNAAARSAVAQIAANHAELVRRWPELVKSYREALPRITSFEAWEKTFGITRDQHPEQ; encoded by the coding sequence GTGAGCACCCAGACGGCCGAGCAGACCACAGGCACCCCGACCGCCTCGGACACCAACCCGGCGGACGGCTACCGGATCGCCCAGCGCGTCGTCTTCCCGCAGGACGGCGACCTGGACGTGCTCCCGCTCTACGTCGACCGCGAGGACGCCGACCACCGCGTCGAGCTGCACCCCGAGGACGTGCAGGGGCGGACCAGCTTCCTGGTGCGTGCGGGCCAGCGGGCCTCCTTCGGGTCCTACTTCAACGCCTTCCCGGCCAGCTACTGGCGCCGCTGGACCGTCGTCACGTCGGTGCGCCTGACGGTCCGCACCACCGGGCCGGCGAGCATCATCATCTACCGGTCCAACGCGCGGGGTAACCAGCAGCGGGTCGACAGCGTGCGGGTCTCGGGCGACAGCACGTTGGTCCGGGACCTGCCGCTCGCGACCTTCGGGGACGGCGGGTGGTACTGGTTCGAGGTCGTCGCCGGCGGCGACAGCGTCGTCCTGGACGAGGCGCACTGGTCCATCGACCCGCAGGGGCGGCCCGTGGGGACCGCCAGCCTCGCGGTCACGACCTTCAACCGGCCCGACTACTGCGTGCGCAACATCGCCGTCGTGGCCGAGGACGAGCGGCTGCGCTCGGTCCTGGACGAGATGATCATCGTCGACCAGGGGACCGAGAAGGTCGCGGCGGAGGACGGCTTCGAGGAGGCCTCGGCCGCGCTCGGGGACCAGTTGCGGATCGTCGACCAGGCCAACCTCGGGGGCTCCGGGGGCTTTTCCCGGGGGATGTACGAAGCCACGACCGCGGGCCGCAGCGACTACGTGATCCTGCTGGACGACGACATCCTCATGGAGCCCGAGTCGATCACGCGCCTGACGACCTTCGCCGACATGGCCCGCAAGCCGGTTCTCGTCGGCGGGCACATGTTCGACCTGCACCACCGCTCTGTGCTGCACACCTTCGGCGAGATCGTCGAGCCGTGGCTGTGGGGCCCCAAGGACGCCGGGATCGGCACCCGCCAGCGCTACGACTTCGCCAAGGAGGGGCTGCGGGAGAACACCGTGCTCCACCAGCGCGTGGACGTGGACTACAACGGCTGGTGGATGACGCTGATCCCGACCTCGGTGGTGCGCGAGCTGGGGCTGTCGCTGCCGGTCTTCATCAAGTGGGACGACGCGGAGTACGGCCTGCGCGCCAAGGCGGCCGGCTACCACACCGTGTCGCTCCCGGGCGCCGCCGTCTGGCACGTCGCCTGGATCGACAAGGACGACATGGTGGGCTGGCAGGCCTACTTCCACGAGCGCAACCGGATGATCAGCGCGCTGATCCACTCACCGGTGCAGCGCGGCGGTGACCTGCTGACCAACTCGACCATGCTGGACCTGCGGCACATGGTGTCCATGCAGTACTACACCGTCAAGGGTCGCCTGCAGGCGCAGCGGGACGTCCTCGACGGCCCGGACCGGCTCCACGAGATCCTGCCCACGAGGCTGGGGGAGATCCGCAAGGAGGCGGCCGACTTCACCGACGCGCGGGTCGCGAAGGACGTCGACGCCTTCCCGGACGTGCGGCTGCGCAAGCCGCGCCGCCCGTCGCGGGCCAACGCCCAGCCGACCCGGCGCACCGTGTGGCCGATGGCGGTCAAGGCGGTGCTGCGGCAGTTCACGCCGGTCGACGAGATGGCCAGGGAGGCGCCGCAGGCGCGGATCGCCCACAAGGACAACAAGTGGTGGCGGGTGGCGCAGTACGACTCCGCCGTCGTGTCCACCGCCGACGGCGTCGGCCAGTCGATGTACGTCCGCGACAACGCCGCCGCGCGCTCCGCGGTCGCCCAGATCGCCGCCAACCACGCCGAGCTGGTGCGCCGGTGGCCGGAGCTGGTGAAGAGCTACCGCGAGGCGCTTCCCCGCATCACGTCCTTCGAGGCGTGGGAGAAGACCTTCGGCATCACGCGCGACCAGCACCCCGAGCAGTAA
- a CDS encoding ABC transporter permease: MDKASVITAQGFRAPGHSAGLLEIPRWRFLLKLLVRKELRVRYRGSALGLLWSYVKPAVQIVVFYLALGKFLRLEESIHNYVVYMFGGIVIINFFNEVFGNTTKSIVWNADLVKKIYLPRELFPVASVWVAFVHFVPQLLVLVVGAFAVGWRPGPLNLLAGLGAIGIVGVLALGMGLLFGSANVYFRDSENFVDLIVMVATWLSPVLYTWQKVHAQVPEWAWWLYQLNPLTAAVELAHYAFWVPTRNVVPAGQSAAVMMPPHWVWWGVVGAVVAVVVLVAGQLVFRRLEGRFAQEL, from the coding sequence TTGGACAAGGCATCGGTGATCACCGCCCAGGGATTCCGGGCACCCGGGCACTCCGCCGGTCTGCTGGAGATCCCACGGTGGCGGTTCCTGCTCAAGCTGCTCGTGCGCAAGGAGCTGCGGGTCCGCTACCGCGGCTCCGCCCTCGGGCTGCTGTGGAGCTATGTCAAGCCGGCCGTGCAGATCGTCGTGTTCTACCTGGCGCTGGGCAAGTTCCTGCGCCTGGAGGAGTCGATCCACAACTACGTCGTCTACATGTTCGGCGGCATCGTGATCATCAACTTCTTCAACGAGGTCTTCGGCAACACCACCAAGTCGATCGTGTGGAACGCAGACCTGGTCAAGAAGATCTACCTGCCGCGTGAGCTCTTCCCCGTGGCCAGCGTCTGGGTCGCCTTCGTGCACTTCGTGCCGCAGCTGCTCGTGCTGGTCGTCGGCGCCTTCGCGGTGGGGTGGCGCCCCGGGCCGCTCAACCTGCTGGCCGGTCTCGGCGCCATCGGCATCGTCGGGGTCCTCGCCCTCGGCATGGGTCTGCTCTTCGGGTCCGCCAACGTCTACTTCCGCGACTCCGAGAACTTCGTCGACCTGATCGTCATGGTCGCGACCTGGCTCTCGCCGGTGCTCTACACCTGGCAGAAGGTCCACGCCCAGGTGCCGGAGTGGGCCTGGTGGCTCTACCAGCTCAACCCGCTGACGGCGGCCGTCGAGCTGGCGCACTACGCCTTCTGGGTCCCCACGCGCAACGTCGTGCCGGCCGGTCAGTCGGCGGCGGTCATGATGCCGCCGCACTGGGTCTGGTGGGGTGTGGTCGGTGCGGTCGTCGCCGTCGTCGTCCTGGTCGCGGGCCAGCTCGTCTTCCGCCGGCTCGAGGGCCGATTCGCCCAGGAGCTCTGA